From a region of the Marinomonas mediterranea MMB-1 genome:
- a CDS encoding TRAP transporter large permease — protein MLEIDPVFIGYFSLVGVLLLIMMRVPIAVSLLTVSGLGIAAIVGVESAISMVSTIPYGFASSWTLSSVPMFLFMGYLAFHTGMTKGLFAAARAWLGWLPSGLAISSIGGASGFAAVTGSSVACSAAIGRIAIPEMHAMKYDIRVATGSVAAGGTIGALIPPSILLIIYGIQAEESINDLFIGGLALGLISMFMYFIVVWLIYLRSPSRLPRGANTTTSEKWSASLQIWPVLVLVSAVFGGLFGGIFTATEAGAIGAFFTLIIAFFQGSLSKSVFRNSCLDTLLSSGSLFMIAIGASLFTRLIALTGVSFEIADWIDNHGFSTLIILMVIIVVYLALGMFLEPIGAMLLTLPLFLPIIAEHGIDTVWFGLFVAKLLEIGMITPPVGLNVFVIHSVAKDYASLEEIFSGVIPFIIADLILIMLMVGYQQLI, from the coding sequence ATGTTGGAGATTGATCCCGTTTTCATCGGTTATTTTTCGTTAGTCGGTGTATTACTGCTCATCATGATGAGAGTGCCTATTGCTGTGAGCTTATTGACGGTTTCGGGTCTAGGCATTGCAGCCATTGTAGGAGTGGAATCTGCAATCAGTATGGTATCAACCATACCCTATGGTTTTGCTTCAAGTTGGACATTAAGTTCAGTTCCGATGTTCTTATTTATGGGATATTTAGCCTTTCACACTGGCATGACTAAAGGGTTATTTGCCGCCGCACGAGCTTGGCTTGGTTGGCTCCCCAGCGGATTGGCCATTTCCTCCATAGGCGGTGCCAGTGGCTTTGCTGCCGTCACAGGATCCTCCGTTGCTTGTAGTGCAGCAATAGGCCGTATAGCAATTCCAGAAATGCATGCGATGAAGTATGACATTCGCGTCGCTACCGGATCTGTCGCTGCGGGTGGCACTATAGGCGCTTTAATCCCACCGAGTATTTTGTTGATTATTTATGGAATTCAAGCGGAAGAGTCCATTAACGATCTATTTATTGGAGGACTCGCTCTTGGCTTAATATCCATGTTTATGTACTTCATCGTGGTTTGGTTAATATACTTACGTTCTCCGAGCCGACTCCCCAGAGGTGCGAACACCACAACATCGGAAAAATGGTCGGCAAGTTTGCAAATATGGCCTGTACTGGTGTTAGTAAGTGCAGTGTTTGGTGGGTTATTTGGGGGGATTTTTACAGCAACAGAAGCGGGGGCAATTGGCGCGTTTTTTACTTTGATTATTGCGTTTTTCCAAGGATCACTAAGTAAATCTGTTTTTCGAAACAGTTGCTTAGACACACTTTTGTCTAGCGGTTCCTTGTTTATGATTGCGATCGGAGCCAGTCTATTTACTCGCTTAATTGCTCTAACAGGCGTCTCTTTTGAAATTGCAGACTGGATTGATAATCACGGCTTCAGCACGCTTATCATTCTAATGGTGATTATCGTAGTTTATTTGGCTTTGGGTATGTTTTTAGAACCCATTGGCGCGATGTTGCTAACATTGCCGCTCTTTTTACCAATCATTGCAGAACACGGCATTGATACTGTGTGGTTTGGGTTGTTTGTCGCAAAACTATTGGAGATTGGAATGATTACGCCTCCGGTTGGTCTGAATGTATTTGTCATTCATTCCGTTGCTAAAGATTACGCTTCACTAGAAGAGATATTTTCGGGTGTTATTCCATTTATCATTGCTGATTTAATACTCATAATGTTAATGGTTGGCTATCAACAGCTTATTTAA